One window of the Syngnathoides biaculeatus isolate LvHL_M chromosome 11, ASM1980259v1, whole genome shotgun sequence genome contains the following:
- the kiaa1191 gene encoding putative monooxygenase p33MONOX isoform X1, producing MASRQGDVPALESGPSSILFGALSSPIGLTRHNMSYDEQMDVPMHSPPADFAVNSLWTDPVLPKHRFRKTAEESEKSGMMMTAERLEPANSPVHVKAKVSSFMSSLTIKQTQENLQSFEHQAGLTDTGYTPHRGLSAEETRFRRLPDGTQPKLRMSIGDFKDDRLTTSAQSTPSGTPCVTPSVTPSVTPSVTPCVSPLASPAVSRRSWFQRNPVPFLKQIESSSPNHTEEMGGNQGGEDRWSFFGTRSVVQKSPTHPGSEPNTGFSLQSYFGLQKSSTIAGTGGQDSLTVGDAATFMPPKIEISGMDPKQVPPRPHKLKPRDMNVLTPSSF from the exons ATGGCCTCAAGACAGGGAGACGTGCcag CTCTCGAGTCTGGACCGTCGTCCATACTCTTTGGTGCGCTGTCATCTCCCATTGGACTCACCCGGCACAATATGAGCTACGACGAGCAAATGGATGTCCCAATGCATTCCCCACCTGCGGACTTTGCAGTAAACAGCTTATGGACAGACCCCGTCCTCCCAAAGCACAGATTTAGGAAGACTGCAGAG GAAAGTGAGAAGAGTGGCATGATGATGACTGCAGAGAGATTGGAGCCAGCCAATTCCCCGGTCCACGTGAAAGCCAAAGTCAGCTCTTTCATGAGCTCTCTCACTATTA AGCAGACCCAAGAGAACCTCCAAAGTTTTGAGCACCAGGCAGGGCTGACTGACACTGGCTACACCCCCCACAGGGGCCTTTCTGCTGAGGAGACACGCTTCCGCCGTCTGCCCGATGGCACACAACCT AAGCTGAGAATGTCAATCGGGGACTTCAAGGACGACAGGCTTACAACATCAGCACAATCCACCCCAAGTGGCACCCCCTGTGTCACTCCCTCAGTCACCCCCTCCGTCACACCATCTGTCACCCCCTGCGTCAGTCCCCTCGCCTCACCTGCTGTCAGTCGCAG GAGCTGGTTCCAGCGGAATCCTGTGCCCTTTCTCAAACAGATAGAGTCCAGTAGTCCTAACCACACAGAAgagatgggaggaaaccagggaGGAGAGGACCGGTGGAGCTTCTTTGGAACTCGTTCTGTGGTCCAGAAGTCCCCCACTCACCCCGGCTCTGAACCCAACACAG GCTTTTCACTTCAGTCCTACTTTGGCCTACAGAAGTCCTCCACCATTGCGGGCACTGGTGGCCAAGACAGCCTCACAGTGGGGGACGCTGCCACATTCATGCCCCCCAAGATTGAAATTTCAGGCATGGACCCCAAGCAGGTGCCCCCACGGCCACACAAACTCAAACCCCGGGACATGAATGTCTTAACACCTTCAAGCTTCTGA
- the kiaa1191 gene encoding putative monooxygenase p33MONOX isoform X2, translating into MASRQGDVPALESGPSSILFGALSSPIGLTRHNMSYDEQMDVPMHSPPADFAVNSLWTDPVLPKHRFRKTAEESEKSGMMMTAERLEPANSPVHVKAKVSSFMSSLTIKQTQENLQSFEHQAGLTDTGYTPHRGLSAEETRFRRLPDGTQPLRMSIGDFKDDRLTTSAQSTPSGTPCVTPSVTPSVTPSVTPCVSPLASPAVSRRSWFQRNPVPFLKQIESSSPNHTEEMGGNQGGEDRWSFFGTRSVVQKSPTHPGSEPNTGFSLQSYFGLQKSSTIAGTGGQDSLTVGDAATFMPPKIEISGMDPKQVPPRPHKLKPRDMNVLTPSSF; encoded by the exons ATGGCCTCAAGACAGGGAGACGTGCcag CTCTCGAGTCTGGACCGTCGTCCATACTCTTTGGTGCGCTGTCATCTCCCATTGGACTCACCCGGCACAATATGAGCTACGACGAGCAAATGGATGTCCCAATGCATTCCCCACCTGCGGACTTTGCAGTAAACAGCTTATGGACAGACCCCGTCCTCCCAAAGCACAGATTTAGGAAGACTGCAGAG GAAAGTGAGAAGAGTGGCATGATGATGACTGCAGAGAGATTGGAGCCAGCCAATTCCCCGGTCCACGTGAAAGCCAAAGTCAGCTCTTTCATGAGCTCTCTCACTATTA AGCAGACCCAAGAGAACCTCCAAAGTTTTGAGCACCAGGCAGGGCTGACTGACACTGGCTACACCCCCCACAGGGGCCTTTCTGCTGAGGAGACACGCTTCCGCCGTCTGCCCGATGGCACACAACCT CTGAGAATGTCAATCGGGGACTTCAAGGACGACAGGCTTACAACATCAGCACAATCCACCCCAAGTGGCACCCCCTGTGTCACTCCCTCAGTCACCCCCTCCGTCACACCATCTGTCACCCCCTGCGTCAGTCCCCTCGCCTCACCTGCTGTCAGTCGCAG GAGCTGGTTCCAGCGGAATCCTGTGCCCTTTCTCAAACAGATAGAGTCCAGTAGTCCTAACCACACAGAAgagatgggaggaaaccagggaGGAGAGGACCGGTGGAGCTTCTTTGGAACTCGTTCTGTGGTCCAGAAGTCCCCCACTCACCCCGGCTCTGAACCCAACACAG GCTTTTCACTTCAGTCCTACTTTGGCCTACAGAAGTCCTCCACCATTGCGGGCACTGGTGGCCAAGACAGCCTCACAGTGGGGGACGCTGCCACATTCATGCCCCCCAAGATTGAAATTTCAGGCATGGACCCCAAGCAGGTGCCCCCACGGCCACACAAACTCAAACCCCGGGACATGAATGTCTTAACACCTTCAAGCTTCTGA